A genomic window from Marispirochaeta aestuarii includes:
- the aroE gene encoding shikimate dehydrogenase, translating to MICLSLTRETLAENLKEIERYKKYLQLCELRGDCLTEWDTEALRDFPRQAGVPLILTLRRAGDGGNWRTSEEERCSRFMELLSSGYAWVDLEHVSATESVARAARKKGIRIIRSFHDTRGVPEDLPERFRELPEREGEIPRIVTTPRSVADLRIILQTLRETSGPGIIQAMGEWGFPARILSGLYGSYFTLVSPEKSPDDPVPLSPESLEKLYRYSTLSSSTSIFGIIGNPVLHSRSPLIHNSGYAKQSLDAVYLPFKVDDVGEFFSLAEELSIQGFSVTIPHKSEVIPRLVQTSDEVAAIGACNTVVRSSCGFKGYNTDVRGFMLPLKKLCVAGFPKRAVVIGAGGAARAVVYGLKEAGTEILIVNRTESKALDLAREFKCRGAALSPGIYSEMAEYAELVVQTSAAGMHPLEEIDPVSGYPWTGKEIAYDLIYIPEKTRFLSAAENAGCRILNGAPMLQAQGEAQYKLFTGTEYPR from the coding sequence ATGATCTGTCTCTCCCTTACCCGTGAAACCCTTGCTGAAAATCTTAAGGAAATAGAAAGGTATAAAAAGTATCTGCAGCTCTGCGAGCTGCGGGGAGATTGTCTCACAGAATGGGATACCGAAGCACTTCGGGATTTTCCCCGACAGGCCGGAGTACCTCTGATCCTGACCCTTCGCAGAGCCGGTGACGGTGGTAACTGGAGGACTTCGGAAGAAGAACGCTGTTCAAGATTTATGGAGCTCCTTTCATCCGGTTATGCCTGGGTGGATCTTGAGCATGTTTCTGCAACCGAATCAGTTGCCCGTGCAGCCCGGAAAAAGGGCATCCGGATTATCCGTTCCTTTCATGATACCCGGGGAGTCCCCGAAGATCTGCCGGAACGTTTCAGGGAATTGCCTGAAAGGGAAGGAGAGATTCCCCGTATTGTAACGACTCCCCGTTCTGTTGCCGACCTTCGGATCATTCTGCAGACCCTGAGGGAGACTTCGGGACCCGGAATTATCCAGGCCATGGGGGAGTGGGGGTTCCCCGCAAGGATACTCTCCGGCCTTTACGGTTCGTATTTTACTCTGGTGTCCCCGGAAAAATCCCCGGATGATCCGGTGCCTCTCTCTCCTGAATCCCTGGAAAAGTTATACCGATACAGTACCCTCTCCTCGTCTACCTCGATATTCGGGATAATAGGGAACCCCGTGCTCCACAGCCGTTCTCCCCTGATCCACAACTCCGGATACGCAAAGCAGTCCCTGGATGCTGTGTACCTGCCTTTCAAGGTCGATGATGTGGGAGAATTCTTCTCCCTGGCAGAGGAGCTTTCCATCCAGGGCTTCTCGGTAACCATTCCCCACAAATCTGAAGTAATCCCCAGACTTGTCCAGACCTCGGATGAGGTCGCAGCCATCGGCGCCTGCAATACCGTTGTACGAAGCTCCTGCGGCTTCAAGGGATACAATACTGATGTAAGGGGATTCATGCTGCCCTTGAAAAAGCTCTGCGTTGCCGGGTTCCCGAAGCGGGCGGTCGTTATAGGAGCCGGAGGAGCCGCCCGGGCTGTTGTCTACGGATTAAAAGAGGCCGGAACGGAGATCCTGATTGTCAACCGGACAGAGTCAAAAGCCCTGGACCTGGCGAGGGAGTTTAAATGCCGCGGCGCCGCACTGTCTCCCGGGATATACAGTGAGATGGCGGAATACGCCGAGCTTGTGGTTCAGACTTCCGCTGCGGGCATGCATCCTCTTGAGGAGATTGATCCTGTTTCGGGATATCCCTGGACTGGAAAGGAGATCGCCTACGATCTGATTTACATCCCCGAAAAGACCCGTTTCCTGTCCGCAGCGGAAAATGCGGGGTGTCGGATACTGAACGGAGCTCCCATGCTGCAGGCACAGGGAGAGGCGCAGTATAAACTTTTTACCGGCACCGAGTATCCCCGGTAA
- a CDS encoding tetratricopeptide repeat protein — translation MTILRRFMRILILLTVVLLLSGCFSTPENPDEPVAPPQINRNQGFVVDAFRSLANGSPGSLREAYRILDEAEGLSDYAMDLKYLSSWLYNSLYSSLPENLPDLEAVPNSYFSSIVDDIENGVYPVTRIEESSYLFFILPPMSVLYTESDDTLEIAFESLTVGHDLNPEGTLPLYLLGYVEERRGNYDEAVTRYISALQQSRECYPAAYGMVRIYIEEGRYEDAELILSEAAELVQPDAEYLYLRGRVYLGTQRFTLARENFEKARELLGEDPRLLMGTARALFSLNEPEEALETVRRARRRGAGTVETALLEANILRSLEQRIKALSIVEQAQELFPDNQRLKDLKAQLLLETGRSEESRLLLEDVSSQGYAETLERDVLLMKSAINASLWREALIYFQHASEQSRDQEILNLGAVIYMNTGEAGKALELYQELNNRDPQNPEYPLRAMELSREENNRELAAAMIERLRTMELNAMQKSRLKVGEAFLVAGTPEERKILEEALFLDVRNEEALLGLAEYHLRRGDRRRADLYLRQLERMSGLDQKTLDRILILKEELY, via the coding sequence ATGACCATACTTCGGCGATTCATGCGTATTCTGATCCTGCTGACAGTTGTTCTGCTTCTTTCCGGATGTTTTTCCACTCCGGAAAATCCTGATGAACCCGTCGCACCGCCTCAGATCAACAGAAACCAGGGTTTCGTGGTCGATGCCTTTCGGTCCCTGGCCAATGGATCTCCCGGGTCGTTGCGGGAAGCCTACAGGATTCTGGATGAGGCCGAAGGCCTGTCGGATTATGCCATGGATCTTAAATACTTAAGCAGCTGGCTCTACAACAGCCTCTATTCTTCCCTGCCTGAGAATCTGCCGGATCTTGAAGCTGTACCGAACAGTTATTTTTCATCCATCGTCGATGACATTGAAAACGGTGTATACCCGGTTACCAGGATCGAGGAGAGCAGTTACCTCTTTTTCATTCTTCCTCCCATGTCTGTCCTGTATACTGAATCAGATGACACTCTGGAGATAGCCTTCGAATCCCTCACGGTCGGTCATGATCTGAATCCGGAGGGTACGCTCCCGCTCTATCTTCTCGGATACGTGGAAGAACGCAGGGGTAATTACGACGAGGCTGTTACCCGGTACATCAGCGCTCTCCAGCAGTCCCGGGAGTGTTACCCCGCTGCCTACGGCATGGTACGGATATACATTGAAGAAGGACGCTACGAAGATGCGGAGCTTATACTCTCCGAGGCGGCGGAACTGGTTCAGCCTGATGCCGAATATCTCTATCTGCGCGGCCGGGTTTATCTGGGAACACAACGTTTTACCCTTGCCCGTGAGAATTTTGAGAAAGCCCGGGAGCTTCTGGGCGAGGATCCCAGACTTCTCATGGGTACTGCCCGGGCGCTTTTTTCACTGAACGAGCCTGAGGAGGCTCTGGAAACAGTGCGGCGAGCCCGCAGACGCGGAGCAGGAACGGTGGAAACTGCCCTGCTGGAAGCGAATATTCTGCGCTCCCTGGAACAGAGAATCAAGGCATTATCGATTGTTGAACAGGCCCAGGAGCTGTTTCCTGACAACCAGAGGCTCAAGGACCTGAAAGCCCAGCTCCTGCTGGAAACCGGCCGCAGCGAAGAGAGTCGTCTTCTTCTGGAGGACGTCAGTTCCCAGGGGTATGCGGAAACCCTGGAGCGGGATGTTCTGCTTATGAAGAGTGCCATTAACGCATCCCTCTGGCGGGAGGCGCTGATCTATTTCCAGCATGCCAGTGAGCAGTCCAGGGATCAGGAGATCCTGAATCTGGGAGCAGTTATTTACATGAACACCGGAGAAGCCGGGAAGGCACTGGAACTCTATCAGGAATTGAACAACCGGGATCCGCAAAATCCTGAGTATCCCCTGAGGGCCATGGAACTCTCCCGGGAAGAAAACAACCGGGAGCTTGCAGCTGCCATGATAGAGCGCCTCAGGACGATGGAACTGAACGCCATGCAAAAAAGCAGGCTGAAGGTGGGGGAGGCTTTTCTCGTGGCTGGTACTCCGGAGGAGCGGAAAATCCTGGAAGAAGCGCTTTTTCTTGATGTCCGCAACGAAGAGGCATTGCTGGGGCTCGCGGAATATCACCTGCGCAGGGGAGACAGGCGCAGGGCGGACCTGTATCTGCGCCAGCTGGAACGAATGTCCGGACTTGATCAGAAAACCCTGGACCGGATTCTCATACTCAAGGAGGAGCTATATTGA
- a CDS encoding LysM peptidoglycan-binding domain-containing protein, translating into MDKSRLSGGNVTLCILLCMTFHLYSGPLPARVEHWKGASKIMLSYETHPPSDLLNREGAPLPTRQGHKGPAFQSLNVSDFEDIPEVKAHYLHYSGKTGQEYLDRVLRRGEPYLPFIHSKIRQMGLPWELAYLPIIESAFIPSALSRSGASGLWQFMLNSIHPYDIQVNRWLDERRDFWKSTTGALEKLKSNYDVLGDWLLAIGAYNCGLGCMQRALEAAGTRDFWTLARNGYLPAETVSYVPRFLAVSRFASYPGRYRLPLQWEDHLWTRVEVSGPVHLSRLAEAADIPLRILAEANQELNQPVTPPQIKGYRLKVPQEYADSITRALNDEELALMDLDTYTIQQGDTLYALSRHYGVSTDLLLEFNPRLDPRRLMIGSEVIIPLAAPMPPYAGPEDNAGIVQYNTVTQYKVQPGDTLSSIGRRYNTSAAELAYNNQLSLNSLIHPGMVLKVPLGKSAPEEKR; encoded by the coding sequence ATGGATAAAAGCCGCCTCTCCGGAGGCAATGTAACTCTTTGTATCCTGCTCTGCATGACCTTTCATCTGTATTCCGGTCCTCTGCCTGCACGGGTCGAGCATTGGAAGGGTGCTTCGAAAATTATGCTGAGTTACGAAACCCACCCGCCGTCTGACTTACTCAATAGAGAGGGCGCTCCCCTCCCTACCAGACAGGGCCACAAGGGACCGGCTTTTCAATCCCTCAATGTATCGGATTTCGAAGATATTCCGGAGGTAAAGGCCCACTATCTTCACTATTCCGGAAAAACCGGTCAGGAGTATCTTGATCGGGTTCTGCGGCGGGGCGAACCCTACCTGCCCTTCATCCACTCGAAAATTCGCCAGATGGGTCTCCCCTGGGAACTGGCCTATCTGCCGATTATAGAATCCGCCTTTATACCTTCGGCGCTTTCCCGTTCAGGAGCTTCCGGACTCTGGCAGTTCATGCTGAACAGCATCCATCCTTACGATATCCAGGTGAACAGGTGGCTGGATGAACGACGGGACTTCTGGAAGTCCACCACTGGAGCCCTGGAGAAACTCAAGTCGAATTATGACGTGCTCGGAGACTGGCTCCTGGCCATAGGAGCCTATAACTGCGGCCTCGGCTGCATGCAGCGGGCGCTTGAGGCTGCCGGGACCCGGGATTTCTGGACCCTTGCACGGAACGGGTATCTTCCTGCAGAAACAGTATCCTATGTTCCGCGTTTTCTCGCCGTCAGCCGTTTTGCCTCCTATCCCGGCCGCTACCGGCTTCCTCTCCAGTGGGAAGACCATCTGTGGACCCGTGTGGAAGTCAGCGGTCCGGTCCACCTGAGCCGGCTGGCTGAAGCCGCGGATATTCCCCTTCGAATTCTTGCGGAAGCCAACCAGGAGTTGAACCAGCCTGTAACACCCCCGCAGATAAAGGGGTACAGACTGAAAGTTCCACAGGAATACGCCGATAGTATTACAAGGGCCCTGAACGATGAGGAACTGGCATTAATGGATCTTGATACCTATACAATACAGCAGGGAGATACATTGTACGCTCTGAGCAGACATTACGGAGTTTCCACGGATCTTCTGCTTGAGTTCAATCCCCGGCTGGATCCCCGGCGCCTGATGATCGGCTCGGAAGTGATCATCCCCCTTGCGGCACCTATGCCGCCCTATGCAGGACCAGAAGACAACGCCGGTATTGTGCAGTATAACACCGTTACTCAATACAAAGTTCAGCCCGGGGACACCCTCAGCAGCATCGGTCGCCGCTATAACACCAGCGCCGCTGAACTGGCTTACAATAATCAGCTCAGTCTCAACTCCCTGATTCATCCGGGGATGGTACTCAAGGTTCCCCTGGGGAAGTCTGCACCGGAGGAGAAGCGGTGA
- a CDS encoding SH3 domain-containing protein, whose translation MRVGKIYSSASVLVIFILLLLSCTSGGIGYGVILWPPEGSSLESADVVRIISESNIEESYIIEDPRSEENLSLKRWRVDYYNNENEARRAAENYRPFANTMALSSRVGLPVRSEPDALSDRVYRLRQHEELKVLSKATEEVQVGEYLGFWYKVLTRDGTQGYCFDKELTVYQEGEREAVLSVQNVDPRVDDFFTRSYYPERFVHLIRRGTPALQVLNPEFGFFPDREQGVVTIVSSKYRLSREFSGIEEAGTNRFYLTDSNVYVTLENPAPPVSSILAQFQNGPEEITARFIAIPDLEEIIEKEKLRREEALQQIVEMGERFMSSAYGTIEIFPDGSFNWTGKERLVPGTIKAGFGDTGSIRFDRYISPKLMRDYTGAATFRFQGAGPEQGISFLYSLEPQGIRFTMIPEDNVKDFMVDEIGYNSLVLFMNLQS comes from the coding sequence ATGCGAGTCGGTAAAATCTATTCGTCAGCAAGTGTTCTGGTCATTTTCATCCTTCTGCTTCTCTCCTGCACCTCCGGCGGAATCGGCTATGGTGTTATCCTCTGGCCTCCGGAAGGCAGTTCTCTTGAGAGTGCCGATGTTGTCAGGATTATAAGTGAATCCAATATAGAAGAATCATACATAATTGAAGACCCCAGATCTGAAGAAAATCTCAGTCTCAAACGCTGGAGGGTCGATTACTACAATAACGAAAATGAGGCGCGCAGGGCAGCCGAGAATTACAGGCCCTTTGCGAATACCATGGCCCTCTCATCCAGGGTTGGACTTCCGGTGCGTTCCGAACCTGATGCCCTGAGCGACCGGGTCTACCGCCTCCGGCAGCATGAGGAGTTGAAAGTCCTCTCAAAAGCCACGGAAGAGGTCCAGGTAGGCGAATACCTGGGATTCTGGTACAAGGTTCTCACCCGGGATGGCACACAGGGCTACTGCTTCGATAAAGAACTCACTGTGTACCAGGAAGGTGAACGGGAAGCAGTGCTGTCTGTACAGAATGTAGATCCCCGGGTGGATGATTTTTTCACCCGTTCCTATTATCCTGAACGCTTTGTTCACCTTATCCGCCGGGGAACTCCGGCTTTGCAGGTGCTGAATCCCGAATTCGGGTTTTTCCCCGACAGAGAGCAGGGAGTCGTTACCATAGTCTCTTCAAAATACCGGCTTTCCAGAGAATTCTCCGGAATTGAAGAAGCCGGTACCAACCGTTTCTATCTAACGGACAGCAATGTCTATGTAACACTGGAAAACCCTGCCCCACCGGTTTCCTCGATACTTGCCCAGTTCCAGAACGGACCAGAAGAGATCACCGCACGTTTTATCGCAATTCCTGATCTGGAAGAGATAATAGAAAAGGAAAAACTCCGCCGTGAAGAGGCCCTTCAGCAGATTGTCGAAATGGGTGAGCGCTTCATGAGCAGCGCCTATGGAACCATCGAGATTTTTCCCGACGGGTCTTTTAACTGGACCGGAAAAGAACGCCTCGTTCCTGGTACGATCAAGGCAGGTTTCGGTGATACAGGAAGTATCCGCTTTGACCGGTATATCTCCCCGAAGCTGATGCGGGATTACACAGGTGCAGCGACTTTCAGGTTTCAGGGAGCAGGTCCTGAGCAGGGGATAAGTTTCCTCTACAGCCTTGAACCCCAGGGAATCCGTTTCACCATGATCCCTGAGGATAACGTAAAGGATTTCATGGTAGATGAGATCGGATACAATTCCCTTGTCCTCTTCATGAATCTTCAGAGCTGA
- a CDS encoding tetratricopeptide repeat protein, translating to MRKRIGVTAFFVVMIITLVLSSTQCSLIDSLKYGELSYFLKGSREQKEELADLLIQLRDSENQRFEARFILLNEIIKQLYQREAVEQLNLLLSTYVEKNPQDPFNAYYLLVIAENYRDSKAFPFAVHYYERILKNYSDLLVRDSSVHYLCLKSLINLVEDPEVRIQYYKELIARFSGEIDMGEAYYFLGKTYEEVGEWELAIQAYKQFLLYPETSIPGKPEAHKDITSMITFYDRRDKDWTMADLDRLVNNIKAAIWREDPRRLRQYMAKVNFFALSWEEEETEANIDFLADIGIFLKGNVYYSRELDEGSNSREAYLRTWGWSYRIKTWYLYFRRVNFPADPEIHGQWEWAGIYFGEKPFAGSSDG from the coding sequence ATGAGAAAGCGCATAGGCGTAACGGCTTTTTTCGTGGTGATGATTATCACCCTCGTCCTCTCTTCTACTCAGTGTTCCCTGATCGATTCCCTGAAGTACGGAGAACTCTCCTACTTTCTCAAGGGCAGCAGGGAACAGAAAGAGGAGCTGGCGGATCTTTTAATCCAGCTGCGGGATTCTGAGAACCAGCGCTTTGAAGCCCGGTTCATTCTGCTCAACGAGATAATCAAGCAGCTTTATCAGCGGGAAGCGGTGGAACAGCTGAACCTTCTTCTTTCCACCTATGTGGAGAAAAACCCCCAGGACCCTTTCAACGCCTATTATCTTCTCGTCATTGCGGAGAACTACCGGGACAGCAAGGCATTTCCCTTCGCCGTACACTATTACGAACGTATCCTGAAAAACTACTCGGACCTGCTGGTCCGGGACAGCTCGGTACATTATCTCTGTCTGAAAAGCCTCATTAATCTGGTGGAAGATCCGGAGGTACGCATTCAGTACTACAAGGAACTGATCGCCCGTTTCTCCGGCGAAATAGATATGGGCGAGGCCTACTATTTTCTGGGAAAAACCTACGAGGAAGTCGGCGAATGGGAACTGGCAATCCAGGCCTACAAGCAGTTTCTGCTGTATCCCGAAACGAGCATTCCCGGTAAACCGGAAGCCCATAAAGACATTACTTCCATGATTACCTTCTACGATCGAAGGGACAAGGACTGGACCATGGCCGATCTGGATCGTCTGGTGAACAACATAAAAGCTGCCATCTGGCGGGAGGACCCCCGCAGGCTGCGTCAGTATATGGCCAAGGTCAATTTTTTCGCCCTTTCCTGGGAAGAAGAAGAGACCGAGGCAAATATCGACTTTCTGGCGGACATCGGCATCTTTCTCAAGGGTAATGTCTACTACTCCCGGGAGCTGGATGAGGGGTCCAACAGCAGGGAGGCATATTTAAGGACCTGGGGCTGGTCCTACCGGATTAAAACCTGGTACCTCTATTTCAGGCGGGTTAACTTCCCCGCGGATCCCGAAATTCATGGTCAATGGGAATGGGCGGGAATTTACTTTGGAGAAAAACCCTTCGCCGGGAGCAGTGATGGATAA
- the icd gene encoding NADP-dependent isocitrate dehydrogenase — protein MAQSITKTGDKLIVPDQPIIPYIEGDGIGPDIWAASVRVFDAAVAKAYGGSRKVAWKEVLAGQKAFDVTGNWLPVETENAFREYLVGIKGPLTTPVGGGFRSLNVTLRQHLDLFVCQRPVKYYSGIPSPVKKPEQIDMVVFRENTEDVYAGFESPMGDEKTARLIEFLNHEMGWQIREDSGVGIKPISVSGTKRLVRAAIQYAIDHKRKSVTLVHKGNIMKYTEGAFREWGYALAGEEFSDSVVSWDDCRGDVPDGKILIKDVIADAFLQQILTRPAEYDVIATMNLNGDYVSDALAAQVGGIGIAPGANINYDNGIAVFEATHGTAPKYAGKDMVNPSSVILSGSMMFEYMGWQEVADLIEKGMTGAILQKRVTYDFARLMEGSTKVSTSDFGNAIIENMG, from the coding sequence ATGGCGCAAAGTATTACCAAAACCGGAGATAAACTGATTGTTCCCGACCAGCCGATAATTCCCTATATTGAAGGTGATGGAATAGGTCCGGATATCTGGGCGGCTTCAGTTCGCGTCTTCGACGCCGCAGTGGCGAAAGCCTACGGCGGAAGCAGAAAGGTCGCCTGGAAAGAGGTGCTGGCGGGTCAGAAAGCCTTCGATGTCACCGGCAACTGGCTGCCCGTGGAAACCGAAAATGCTTTCCGTGAATACCTGGTCGGAATAAAGGGCCCTTTGACCACCCCGGTCGGCGGGGGCTTCAGGAGTCTTAACGTTACCCTGCGTCAGCACCTTGACCTTTTCGTATGTCAGCGGCCTGTCAAATATTATTCCGGAATACCGTCACCTGTAAAAAAACCGGAACAGATTGACATGGTGGTTTTTCGGGAAAACACCGAAGATGTCTACGCCGGTTTCGAGAGTCCCATGGGGGATGAAAAAACCGCCAGGCTGATAGAATTCCTCAATCATGAAATGGGCTGGCAGATCCGGGAAGATTCCGGTGTGGGAATCAAACCCATCAGTGTTTCCGGCACAAAAAGACTGGTCCGGGCGGCCATACAGTACGCCATTGATCATAAGCGGAAAAGCGTAACCCTGGTTCACAAGGGAAACATCATGAAATACACCGAGGGAGCCTTCCGGGAATGGGGATATGCCCTTGCCGGAGAGGAGTTCAGCGATTCCGTGGTCTCCTGGGACGACTGCAGAGGAGATGTCCCGGATGGGAAAATCCTTATCAAGGATGTTATCGCCGACGCTTTTCTCCAGCAGATTCTTACCAGACCCGCCGAATACGATGTTATCGCCACCATGAACCTGAACGGTGACTACGTTTCCGACGCCCTGGCGGCCCAGGTCGGAGGAATCGGTATAGCCCCCGGTGCGAATATCAACTACGACAATGGAATCGCGGTTTTTGAAGCCACCCATGGGACGGCTCCGAAGTATGCCGGCAAAGATATGGTGAATCCCTCCTCGGTGATTCTGTCCGGCAGCATGATGTTCGAATACATGGGATGGCAGGAGGTGGCTGACCTCATCGAAAAAGGAATGACCGGTGCTATTTTGCAGAAGAGGGTAACCTACGATTTTGCCCGGCTGATGGAGGGCTCAACAAAGGTTTCCACCAGTGATTTCGGCAACGCGATTATCGAAAACATGGGATAA